One segment of Papaver somniferum cultivar HN1 unplaced genomic scaffold, ASM357369v1 unplaced-scaffold_137, whole genome shotgun sequence DNA contains the following:
- the LOC113334886 gene encoding probable L-cysteine desulfhydrase, chloroplastic, whose translation MDEEEEHHKLNGDDNNNHVSKKQKLLQKFITDSEILNEFSHHQSGIARINNGSFGCCPASIIAAQKHWQLKYLQQPDDFYFNHLRKGILESRTVIKNLINADDVDEVSIVDNATTAAAIVLQHIAREFVEGRYQKGDAAVMLHYAYGAVKKSIQAYVTRAGGYVIEAHLPFPVSSNDEIICEFRKALEKGKENGRRVRLAVIDHITSMPSVVVPVKELVKICREEGVDQVFVDAAHAIGNVDINMKDIGADFYTSNLHKWFFCPPSIAFLYCRKRTGFREDVHHPVVSHEYGNGLAIESSWIGTRDYSSQLVVPDVIEFVNRFEGGIDGIRKRNHEVVIEMGEMLAKAWGMELGCPPDMCSSMVMIGLPSCLEISSEADTLNLRTHLRDKFKIEVPIHFQALKDGENMDNDCGVTGYVRISHQIYNKVDDYYRLRDAINLLIRDGFTCKMLHSN comes from the coding sequence AtggacgaagaagaagaacaccATAAACTGAACGGAGACGACAACAACAATCATGTGTCGAAGaaacaaaaactcctccaaaaattCATCACAGATTCCGAAATCTTAAATGAATTCTCACATCACCAATCCGGAATCGCGAGAATCAACAACGGGAGTTTCGGCTGTTGTCCGGCAAGTATCATTGCGGCACAAAAACATTGGCAGCTCAAATACCTACAACAACCTGATGATTTCTATTTTAATCATCTCCGCAAAGGAATACTCGAATCGAGAACAGTTATTAAGAATCTAATTAACGCCGATGATGTGGATGAGGTTTCAATCGTTGATAACGCTACCACGGCTGCGGCAATCGTACTCCAACATATTGCCCGTGAATTCGTTGAAGGCAGGTATCAAAAAGGGGATGCGGCTGTGATGCTGCATTACGCCTACGGGGCCGTGAAGAAATCGATACAAGCGTATGTTACGCGGGCTGGTGGGTATGTTATTGAAGCACATTTACCATTTCCTGTTAGTTCAAATGATGAGATTATATGTGAGTTTAGAAAGGCTTTAGAGAAAGGAAAGGAGAATGGTAGGAGAGTTAGATTAGCTGTTATTGATCATATAACCTCGATGCCTAGTGTTGTGGTGCCAGTTAAAGAATTGGTCAAGATATGtagagaagaaggtgttgatcaAGTATTTGTTGATGCAGCTCATGCTATTGGTAATGTGGATATTAATATGAAGGACATAGGTGCTGATTTTTATACAAGTAATTTGCACAAGTGGTTTTTTTGTCCACCATCTATAGCATTTTTGTATTGTAGGAAAAGAACGGGGTTTCGTGAAGATGTGCATCATCCTGTTGTTTCGCATGAGTATGGAAATGGGTTAGCTATTGAAAGTTCTTGGATTGGGACTAGAGATTACAGTTCACAACTTGTTGTTCCGGATGTTATTGAGTTTGTTAATAGGTTTGAAGGTGGAATTGATGGGATTAGGAAGAGGAATCATGAAGTTGTTATTGAAATGGGGGAAATGTTAGCGAAAGCTTGGGGTATGGAACTTGGGTGTCCTCCTGATATGTGTTCGAGTATGGTTATGATTGGTTTGCCTTCTTGTCTGGAGATTTCAAGTGAGGCTGATACCTTGAACTTAAGGACACATTTGCGAGATAAATTCAAAATCGAGGTTCCAATACATTTTCAGgcactaaaagatggagaaaacatGGATAATGATTGTGGTGTAACAGGGTATGTTAGGATTTCACATCAAATTTACAATAAGGTCGATGATTATTACCGGTTGAGGGATGCGATTAATCTGCTTATCCGGGATGGGTTCACATGCAAGATGCTACATTCCAACTGA